GCATCACCGCGGTCGACGTGCAGAACGCCATTTCGGAGCAGAACGTGCAGGTGGCGGCCGGCAAGATCGGCCAGTCGCCGGCGCCGGCCGGCACCGCCTTCGAAATGCAGGTCAACGCGGTCGGCCGTTTGAGCGATCCGAAGGAATTCGGCGACATCGTCGTGCGCGCCAATTCGCAGAACGGCTCGCTGGTGCGGCTGCGCGACGTCGCCCGCATCGAGCTCGGCGCGCTGCAATATTCGTCGTCCGCCTTCTTCGGCAAGGACCCGACCGTGGTGCTCGCCGTCTACCAGATGCCCGGCTCCAACGCGCTCGACCTGCAGCAGCGGGTCAAGGACAAGATGCAGGAGCTTTCGCAGCGCTTCCCGAAGGGCGTCAGCTACGCCATGCATTACGACACGACGCGCTTCGTCTCGGCCTCGATGCATGACGTGCTGATCACGCTCGGCGAGGCGCTGGTGCTGGTCGTGGCGGTGGTCTTCATCTTCCTGCAGAGCTGGCGCACCACCATCATCCCGACCATCGCCATCCCCGTGTCGCTGATAGCGACGCTGGCGGTGATGTACATGCTGGGCTTCTCGCTCAACATGCTCTCGCTGCTCGGCATGGTGCTGGCGATCGGCCTCGTCGTCGACGACGCCATCGTCGTGGTCGAGAACGTCGAGAGACAGCTCGAAGCCGGCCTGGCGCCGCTCGCCGCGACGCGCGCGGCCATGGCCGAGGTGACCGGGCCGATCATCGCCACCACCGCGGTGCTCGGGGCGGTGTTCATCCCGGTCGCCTTCATTCCCGGCGTTTCGGGGCGGCTCTACAACCAGTTCGCGCTCACCGTCGCGATCTCGGTCGGCATCTCTGCCTTCAATTCGCTGACGCTGAGCCCGGCGCTGAGCGCCGCGTTCCTGCGCCATCGCGGCGAGACGCAGTTCTTCCTGTTCCGCTGGTTCAATGCCGGCTTCGACTGGCTGTCGCATGCCTATGCCCATGGCGTGCGCATCCTGATCAAGCTGCGCTGGGCCATGCTCGGCCTGTTCGCGGCCGGCCTGGTCGCGACCTATTTCGTCTGGCAGAAGCTGCCCTCGACCTTTTTGCCCGTCGAGGACCAGGGCTATTTCTTCGTCGTCATCCAGCTGCCCGACGGCGCTTCGCTGGAGCGCACGGACGCGGTTGCCCAGAAGGCGCGCGACATCCTGCAGAGCACGCCCGGCGTCGACATCGTCGGCTCGATCAGCGGCCTGAACTTCCTGACCAGCGCCGCGCAGTCGAATTCGGCGGTGGAGTTCGCCATCCTGAAGCCGTGGGACGAGCGCGGGCCAGACCAGAACGCCTCGAAGCTGGTCGAGCAGGTGCGCGGCAAGCTGTTGCAGATGCCGGAAGCCTTCGCGCTGTCCTTCGATCCGCCCTCGATCCCGGGCCTCGGCACCACCGGCGGCTTCGAGTTCCAGGTGGAAGACCTCTCGGGCCGCGGCAGCGCCGCGCTGAACGAGGTCACACAGGCGCTGATCGCCGAGGCGCGCAAGCAGCCCGAGCTCAACCCGCAGCAGCTGTTCTCGTCCTTCTCGACCTCGACGCCACAGTTCAACTACGACCTCGACCGCAACAAGGCGAAGCTTCTCGGCCTCAACCTGCCGGACGTGTTCAACACGCTGCAGATCTATCTCGGCTCGCTCTACGTCAACGACTTCAACCTGTTCGGCCGCACCTTCCGTGTGACCATCCAGGCCGACAAGGACGCGCGCGGAAATGCGAACGACATCTCGCGCCTCTATGTGCGCAACGCGTCGGGCGGCATGGTGCCGCTGAGCACGCTGGGCAAGCTGATGCCGATCGTCGGTCCGGAGACCGTACCGCACTACAACAACAATGCCTCGGCTCTCATCAATGGCGGCGCCGCTCCGGGTTTCTCGTCCGGACAGGCGGTGGCGGCGATGGAGCGGGCGGCGGCAAACGTGCTGCCGAGGGACTTCGGCTATGAGTGGACCGGCATCACCTATCAGGAGCTCAAGGCCGGCTCGATCGCCTCGGTCGTGTTCGGCCTGGCGATCGTCTTCGTCTTCCTGATCCTGGCGGCGCAATATGAAAGCTTCGCCATGCCTTTCATGGTGCT
The window above is part of the Mesorhizobium sp. WSM4904 genome. Proteins encoded here:
- a CDS encoding multidrug efflux RND transporter permease subunit, translated to MVNFFIHRPIFASAIAIIMVLAGGIAYFLLPVSQFPDITPPQVVVSAHYPGASAQVVADTVTTPLEQQINGVQGMTYMSSTSSNDGSSTITITFDVGYPLSTAAVDVQNRVSQAASSLPAIVNQGGVTIKKQNPNFVLIVDLTSPDGSVDPVALSNLAYLQVVDPLKRLPGVGDVQIFGERRYSMRVWLDPDKLANLGITAVDVQNAISEQNVQVAAGKIGQSPAPAGTAFEMQVNAVGRLSDPKEFGDIVVRANSQNGSLVRLRDVARIELGALQYSSSAFFGKDPTVVLAVYQMPGSNALDLQQRVKDKMQELSQRFPKGVSYAMHYDTTRFVSASMHDVLITLGEALVLVVAVVFIFLQSWRTTIIPTIAIPVSLIATLAVMYMLGFSLNMLSLLGMVLAIGLVVDDAIVVVENVERQLEAGLAPLAATRAAMAEVTGPIIATTAVLGAVFIPVAFIPGVSGRLYNQFALTVAISVGISAFNSLTLSPALSAAFLRHRGETQFFLFRWFNAGFDWLSHAYAHGVRILIKLRWAMLGLFAAGLVATYFVWQKLPSTFLPVEDQGYFFVVIQLPDGASLERTDAVAQKARDILQSTPGVDIVGSISGLNFLTSAAQSNSAVEFAILKPWDERGPDQNASKLVEQVRGKLLQMPEAFALSFDPPSIPGLGTTGGFEFQVEDLSGRGSAALNEVTQALIAEARKQPELNPQQLFSSFSTSTPQFNYDLDRNKAKLLGLNLPDVFNTLQIYLGSLYVNDFNLFGRTFRVTIQADKDARGNANDISRLYVRNASGGMVPLSTLGKLMPIVGPETVPHYNNNASALINGGAAPGFSSGQAVAAMERAAANVLPRDFGYEWTGITYQELKAGSIASVVFGLAIVFVFLILAAQYESFAMPFMVLLAVPLALFGAFVVLLLRGMQIDVYSQIGFVMLIGLAAKNAILIVEFARRRREEGLTIVEAAMEAARLRLRPILMTAFAFILGVLPLMFATGAGAASRQSIGTTVFGGMVAATILSLVFVPVFYAVIEKLRERGGENEPAAGHQYAPHQQEIEPTAEPVRLADAAE